A genomic stretch from Juglans microcarpa x Juglans regia isolate MS1-56 chromosome 3S, Jm3101_v1.0, whole genome shotgun sequence includes:
- the LOC121258551 gene encoding transcription factor MYB62-like: protein MPTHTKKVRNSNEEDMELRKGPWTLEEDSTLIHHIACHGEGRWNLLAKFAGLKRTGKSCRLRWLNYLKPDIKRGNLTPQEQLLILELHSKWGNRWSKIAQHLPGRTDNEIKNYWRTRVQKQARQLNIESNSKRFLDAVKCFWMPRLIQKMEQTSSPTSNSSLTTSMNSRSSSAPLSPNPAAASLSSSFPPPRKLIHTSSYPNDNSCSFTSPIIHTSDSMKISESTRAHEHPADTLDAFGSTIYSHPNLANSYSVESRSYDMETLMLDPTSAMITSENSLLGCHMEGVDWLSDDMADSLWNMNEM, encoded by the exons ATGCCTACACATACAAAGAAGGTTCGCAATTCTAATGAAGAAGATATGGAGCTAAGGAAAGGTCCATGGACACTTGAAGAAGACAGTACGCTCATCCACCACATTGCTTGTCATGGTGAAGGTCGTTGGAATCTGTTAGCTAAGTTTGCAG GACTTAAGAGGACTGGAAAAAGTTGTAGGTTGAGATGGCTGAATTATTTAAAACCCGATATTAAGCGCGGGAACCTTACTCCACAAGAACAGCTTTTGATTCTTGAACTCCATTCCAAGTGGGGTAATAG GTGGTCAAAGATTGCACAACATCTACCCGGAAGAACAGACAATGAAATCAAGAACTATTGGAGAACAAGGGTGCAAAAACAGGCACGCCAACTTAATATTGAGTCTAATAGCAAGAGGTTCCTTGATGCAGTTAAATGTTTCTGGATGCCAAGATTGATACAGAAGATGGAGCAAACTTCTTCCCCTACTTCTAATTCTTCATTGACGACGTCCATGAATTCCCGGAGTTCTTCGGCTCCTCTGTCACCCAATCCGGCAGCTGCTTCTCTTTCATCCTCATTTCCCCCGCCAAGAAAGCTGATACACACTTCGAGTTATCCCAATGACAATTCATGTTCATTTACAAGCCCAATTATTCATACTTCAGATTCCATGAAAATCTCAGAAAGCACTCGAGCCCATGAACACCCGGCAGATACCTTGGATGCCTTTGGCAGCACAATCTACAGTCATCCAAATTTAGCTAATTCTTACTCTGTAGAAAGCAGAAGCTATGACATGGAGACTCTCATGCTGGACCCCACGTCAGCAATGATCACCTCTGAGAACTCTCTGTTGGGTTGCCATATGGAAGGCGTTGATTGGCTTTCTGACGACATGGCAGATTCTTTATGGAACATGAATGAAATGTAA
- the LOC121257697 gene encoding ERAD-associated E3 ubiquitin-protein ligase HRD1B-like, which translates to MMKLHSYAGLSLIATLAVIYHAFNSRGQFYPAMVYLSTSKISLVLLLNMGLVIMCIMWQLTKQVFLGSLREAEIERLNEQSWREVMEILFAITIFRQDFSVTFLAMVTALLLIKALHWLVQKRVEYIETTPSVPIISHIRIVSFMGFLLLLDSLFLYNNIKFLMKEKKASVSVFFSFEYMILATTTVSTFVKYVFYVIDMLMEGQWERKPVYTFYLEIIRDLLHLSMYLCYFLVIFMNYGVPLHLIRDLYETFRNFRIRAVDFIRYRKITSNMNDRFPDATPEELNASDVTCIICREEMTTAKKLICGHLFHVHCLRSWLERQHTCPTCRAPVVPPEDGTNTAAGHGSRSDVNQQGTGTGSTSAQGSIGSGVAGDNLSQHQARLQAAAAAASIYEKSYVYPSANTLVWSPGYAVLPQVQRTSADSANSAARESSGEEASIGEQEPQFTTSGGPAKSSSPQYPHCIFVPFQAPGTNVTYVESSGGNINIPDSQLEAQKQFLRHQIVVMQNQLQLLQKPKAKENTDIGSTTTSDNKGKNVATTSSVSDCGRHGEIEEADT; encoded by the exons ATGATGAAGCTGCATTCTTATGCTGGGCTTAGTTTAATTGCGACTCTAGCAGTTATATACCATGCATTTAACAGTAGAGGCCAATTTTATCCGGCCATGGTTTATTTGTCAACCTCGAAGATCAGCTTGGTGCTCCTTCTCAACATGGGCCTGGTCATTATGTGTATCATGTGGCAGTTGACGAAACAAGTGTTCCTAGGTTCACTCCGAGAAGCAGAGATTGAGAGGCTAAATGAGCAGTCATGGAGGGAGGTCATGGAAATCCTATTTGCGATCACTATTTTCCGGCAGGACTTTTCTGTTACATTTCTTGCTATGGTCACGGCTCTATTGCTAATCAAGGCCTTGCATTGGTTAGTTCAGAAGAGGGTTGAGTACATTGAGACTACTCCGTCAGTACCCATCATATCTCATATTCGGATTGTTTCTTTTATGGGGTTCCTCCTTCTTCTGGATAGTCTCTtcttatacaataatataaagtTTTTGATGAAGGAAAAGAAGGCGTCAGTTTCAGTCTTCTTTTCATTTGA GTACATGATACTGGCGACAACAACAGTTTCAACATTTGTAAAATACGTATTCTATGTTATTGACATGCTTATGGAGGGACAGTGGGAAAGGAAGCCTGTCTACACATTTTACTTGGAAATTATCCGAGACTTGCTTCACCTGTCTATGTACTTGTGCTACTTCCTTGTGATTTTCAT GAACTATGGTGTGCCTTTGCACTTAATACGAGATCTCTATGAGACGTTTAGAAATTTCAGGATTCGTGCTGTTGATTTCATTCGTTATCGAAAGATCACTTCAAACATGAACGATCGATTTCCAGATGCAACACCAGAAGAACTCAATGC AAGTGATGTAACATGCATCATTTGTCGTGAAGAGATGACGACGGCCAAGAAACTAATTTGTGGACATCTATTTCATGTGCATTGCCTCCGGTCATGGTTAGAGCGACAGCATACTTGTCCTACTTGCAGAGCCCCAGTTGTACCACCCGAAGATGGAACAAATACAGCTGCAGGGCATGGGTCACGGTCAGATGTTAATCAGCAAG GGACAGGCACAGGAAGTACGTCTGCTCAGGGTTCTATTGGTAGTGGTGTGGCAGGTGATAATTTGAGCCAGCATCAAGCAAGACTCCAAGCTGCTGCTGCAGCTGCCTCAATATATGAGAAATCTTATGTTTATCCTTCTGCAAATACGCTAGTATG GTCCCCTGGATATGCTGTACTTCCTCAGGTTCAAAGAACTTCAGCTGATTCTGCCAACTCTGCTGCCAGGGAATCCAGTGGAGAAGAAGCTTCCATTGGAGAACAAGAACCACAGTTCACAACCTCTGGCGGACCTGCAAAGTCATCCTCTCCTCAATATCCACACTGTATCTTTGTTCCTTTTCAGGCACCTGGAACCAATGTGACTTATGTAGAGAGTTCTGGCGGCAATATAAATATACCAGACTCGCAGTTGGAAGCTCAGAAACAATTTCTTAGACATCAGATTGTG GTAATGCAAAATCAGCTCCAACTTCTGCAGAAACCAAAAGCTAAGGAAAACACGGACATTGGTTCAACAACAACATCAGATAACAAAGGAAAGAATGTTGCAACAACATCATCTGTCTCAGACTGTGGTCGTCACGGGGAGATTGAAGAGGCTGATACATAA
- the LOC121258137 gene encoding probable NADH dehydrogenase [ubiquinone] 1 alpha subcomplex subunit 12: MAWSVVKNAMKGIREKGVGNFLRELKEEGYLKCLSDGNLLQTKIHNIGAKLVGVDKFGNKYYENLDVQCGRHRWVEYAEKGRYNASQVPAEWHGWLHYITDHTGDELLMLKPKRYGIEHKENFSGEGDEYIYHSKGHALNPGQREWTRYQSWQPTKS; the protein is encoded by the exons atggcgtGGTCGGTAGTGAAGAACGCGATGAAGGGGATCAGGGAGAAAGGAGTGGGCAACTTCTTGAGAGAGCTCAAGGAAGAAGGCTACTT gAAATGCCTTTCAGATGGAAACCTTTT GCAAACCAAAATCCACAATATAGGGGCGAAGCTTGTGGGTGTTGATAAATTTGGTAACAAGTATTATGAGAACCTTGATGTTCAATGTG GGCGACATAGGTGGGTGGAATATGCAGAGAAGGGTCGCTACAATGCTTCTCAGGTGCCAGCAGAATGGCATGGTTGGCTCCACTACATAACCGATCACACTGGGGACGAG CTTTTAATGCTAAAACCAAAGAGGTATGGGATTGAGCACAAGGAAAACTTTTCTGGAGAGGGTGATGAATATATTTACCATTCCAAGGGACATGCGCTTAATCCAGGACAGAGGGAGTGGACCAGGTACCAATCATGGCAACCCACAAAGTCTTAA